TGTGATCGTAACCAACGTGCCGGATTACGGCGCGCCGTCTGTCGCGCAAATGGTATTCGCGCATGTTTTGAATTTGACGCAACGGGTTGCCCATCATCACGATGCCGTGCTGAGCGGAAAATGGGAGAAATCCGGTGATTTTTGTTTCTGGGATTATCCTTTGGTTGAACTGAACGGGCTGACGCTCGGGATTCTCGGATACGGGAACATCGGCAAAGCGGTTGCGAAAATCGCACTCGGATTCGGGATGAAGGTTATTTTCCACACGCCGCATCCGCCGGAAAATCTGCCGGAAAATGTTGTCGCAGTCGATCTCGAAACGCTGTTTCGCAACAGCGATGTGCTCAGCCTGCATTGCCCGCTCACCGATGAAACACATAAAATTGTCAACGCAGAACGGCTGGCGAAAATGAAATCTTCTGCGCTGCTGATCAACACCAGTCGCGGACCGTTGATCGATGAAGCCGCGTTGCGCAATGCGCTCAACAATGAACGCATCGCCGGTGCCGGACTGGATGTGCTGGACAGCGAACCGCCGAAATCCGGTCACCCGTTGTTTGGCGCAAACAACTGCATCATCACGCCGCATATTGCCTGGGCAACCCGTGCATCGCGCCAGCGATTGCTGAATACGGTTGTCGAAAATGTGCAGGCATTTCTCAACGGCAAGCCACAGAATGTTATTCATTCTTGATCGAGTCAATTTCAATGGAAACAATCAATTGGGATGATTTTCAAAAAGTGGCGCTGTGCGTCGGCACCATTATCGATGCGCAGGAATTTCCCGAAGCCCGAAAACCCGCATACAAACTTTGGGTAGATTTTGGGGCGGATATCGGCATCAAACAATCATCGGCGCAAATTACGGCGCACTATTGTTTATCAGAACTGATCGGCAAACAGGTAATTGGTGTGGTCAATTTCCCACCCAAACAAATTGGTCCGTTTATATCGGAATGTCTGGTCACCGGATTTCATGATCAAAATGGCGATGTTATTTTGGCAATCCCCGAAAAGCCCGTTCCCAACGGCACCCGATTGCTTTAGCACAGCAAACGAATATCAACACTGGCAAGATCTGCATTTGTAAATTCCAAACTCAGTTCGTATCTTCACCTTCGAAATTTTCATAAAAAAAGAGGTACCATTTTGCAGAATATCGAACAATGGATTGTCGCATTTGCCGATGCAGCCTGGGGACCGTGGTTGTTGGTGCTGTTGTTGGGGGGCGGGTTGTTTTTTCTGGTGTTTTCGCGATTGATTCCGTTCCGCTATTTCCGGCACGGGGTAAATATTCTTCGCGGAAAATACGACGATCCCAACGACGAAGGGGATATTTCCCATTTTCAGGCGTTATCCAGCGCGTTAGCAGGCACCATTGGCATGGGCAATATTGCCGGGGTTGCTATCGCGATTGCCACCGGTGGTCCGGGTGCGATATTCTGGATGTGGATGAGCGCAATTGTTGGCGTTGCAACCAAATTTTTCACCTGCACTCTGGCAGTGATGTATCGCGGAAAGGACAGCAAGGGGCATTTGCAGGGCGGACCGATGTATGTCATCACCGAAGGTCTCGGCAAAAAATGGCGACCGCTGGCGGTGTTTTTTTCATTAGCCGGATTGATCGGCTGTTTGCCCGCATTTCAGGCCAACCAACTGACGCAGGTGTTGCGGGATGTTATTTTTATCCCGAACGGCTGGGTGGGTGATGATCCCTTTCTGTTCAACCTGATGACCGGGTTAATTATTGCCGGACTCACA
The window above is part of the Calditrichia bacterium genome. Proteins encoded here:
- a CDS encoding D-2-hydroxyacid dehydrogenase; the encoded protein is MKIVVIESYTLNPGDLSWDSLQSQGDCDFYERTSAKQLVERCRDAEIVLTNKSVFTADTFSQLPKLRYLGVMATGYNVIEIDAAKKNNVIVTNVPDYGAPSVAQMVFAHVLNLTQRVAHHHDAVLSGKWEKSGDFCFWDYPLVELNGLTLGILGYGNIGKAVAKIALGFGMKVIFHTPHPPENLPENVVAVDLETLFRNSDVLSLHCPLTDETHKIVNAERLAKMKSSALLINTSRGPLIDEAALRNALNNERIAGAGLDVLDSEPPKSGHPLFGANNCIITPHIAWATRASRQRLLNTVVENVQAFLNGKPQNVIHS
- a CDS encoding tRNA-binding protein; this translates as METINWDDFQKVALCVGTIIDAQEFPEARKPAYKLWVDFGADIGIKQSSAQITAHYCLSELIGKQVIGVVNFPPKQIGPFISECLVTGFHDQNGDVILAIPEKPVPNGTRLL